The following coding sequences are from one Loxodonta africana isolate mLoxAfr1 chromosome 18, mLoxAfr1.hap2, whole genome shotgun sequence window:
- the LOC100667605 gene encoding keratin, type I cytoskeletal 13 isoform X2, which produces MSSRLQSSSASYGGGFGAGSCQLGGGRSISTCSTRVVSGGSAGGYGSGISCGFGGGAGSSFGGGFGGGFGGSYGVGFNGGFGGGDGSLLSGNEKITMQNLNDRLASYLEKVRALEEANADLEVKIRDWHLKQSPTSPERDYSHYYKIIEELRDKILAATIDNNRVLLEIDNARLAADDFRLKYENELALRQSVEADINGLRRVLDELTLSKTDLEMQIESLNEELAYMKKNHEEEMKEFSKQVVGQVNVEMDATPGIDLTRVLAEMREQYEAMAEKNRRDAEEWFHSKSVELNKQVTSSTAMIQTSKTEITELRRTLQGLEIELQSQLSMKAGLESSVAETECRYALQLQQIQGLISGIEQQLSDLRSEIECQNQEYKVLLDIKTRLEQEIATYRSLLEGQDAK; this is translated from the exons ATGAGTTCTCGCCTGCAGAGTTCCTCTGCCAGCTATGGAGGTGGTTTTGGGGCTGGCTCTTGCCAGCTGGGAGGAGGCCGCAGTATCTCTACCTGCTCCACCCGTGTTGTCTCTGGGGGATCAGCTGGGGGCTATGGGAGTGGCATAAGTTGTGGCTTTGGTGGAGGGGCTGGTA GTAGCTTCGGAGGTGGCTTCGGAGGTGGCTTCGGAGGTAGCTATGGTGTCGGTTTCAATGGTGGCTTTGGTGGTGGCGATGGCAGCCTCCTCTCTGGCAACGAGAAGATCACCATGCAGAACCTCAACGATCGCCTGGCTTCTTACCTGGAGAAGGTGCGTGCCCTGGAGGAGGCCAATGCCGACCTGGAGGTGAAGATCCGTGACTGGCACTTGAAGCAGAGTCCGACCAGCCCGGAGCGTGACTACAGCCACTACTACAAGATCATCGAGGAGCTCCGGGACAAG ATCCTGGCAGCCACCATCGACAACAACCGGGTCCTTCTGGAGATTGACAATGCCAGGCTGGCTGCAGATGACTTCAGGCTCAA GTATGAGAATGAGCTGGCCTTGCGCCAGAGCGTGGAGGCCGACATCAATGGCCTGCGCAGGGTGCTGGATGAGCTGACCTTATCCAAGACTGACTTGGAAATGCAGATTGAGAGCCTGAATGAGGAGCTGGCATACATGAAGAAGAACCATGAGGAG GAGATGAAGGAGTTCAGCAAGCAGGTGGTAGGCCAGGTCAACGTGGAGATGGATGCCACTCCGGGCATCGACTTGACCCGAGTGCTGGCAGAGATGAGGGAGCAGTATGAAGCCATGGCAGAGAAGAACCGCCGGGATGCTGAGGAATGGTTCCACAGCAAG AGTGTAGAGCTGAACAAGCAGGTGACTTCCAGCACCGCCATGATACAGACCAGCAAGACGGAGATCACAGAGCTCAGGCGCACGCTCCAGGGCCTGGAGATAGAGCTGCAGTCTCAGCTTAGCATG AAAGCTGGGCTAGAGAGCTCGGTGGCAGAGACAGAGTGCCGCTACGCCCTGCAGCTGCAGCAGATCCAGGGGCTCATTAGTGGCATCGAGCAGCAGCTGAGCGATCTCCGCAGCGAGATAGAGTGCCAGAACCAGGAGTACAAGGTGCTGCTGGACATCAAGACCCGACTGGAGCAGGAGATCGCCACCTACCGCAGCTTGCTCGAGGGCCAGGACGCCAAGTAG
- the LOC100667605 gene encoding keratin, type I cytoskeletal 13 isoform X1 — protein sequence MSSRLQSSSASYGGGFGAGSCQLGGGRSISTCSTRVVSGGSAGGYGSGISCGFGGGAGSGFVGGFGSGFGGSFGGGFGGGFGGSYGVGFNGGFGGGDGSLLSGNEKITMQNLNDRLASYLEKVRALEEANADLEVKIRDWHLKQSPTSPERDYSHYYKIIEELRDKILAATIDNNRVLLEIDNARLAADDFRLKYENELALRQSVEADINGLRRVLDELTLSKTDLEMQIESLNEELAYMKKNHEEEMKEFSKQVVGQVNVEMDATPGIDLTRVLAEMREQYEAMAEKNRRDAEEWFHSKSVELNKQVTSSTAMIQTSKTEITELRRTLQGLEIELQSQLSMKAGLESSVAETECRYALQLQQIQGLISGIEQQLSDLRSEIECQNQEYKVLLDIKTRLEQEIATYRSLLEGQDAK from the exons ATGAGTTCTCGCCTGCAGAGTTCCTCTGCCAGCTATGGAGGTGGTTTTGGGGCTGGCTCTTGCCAGCTGGGAGGAGGCCGCAGTATCTCTACCTGCTCCACCCGTGTTGTCTCTGGGGGATCAGCTGGGGGCTATGGGAGTGGCATAAGTTGTGGCTTTGGTGGAGGGGCTGGTAGTGGCTTTGTAGGTGGCTTTGGAAGTGGCTTCGGAGGTAGCTTCGGAGGTGGCTTCGGAGGTGGCTTCGGAGGTAGCTATGGTGTCGGTTTCAATGGTGGCTTTGGTGGTGGCGATGGCAGCCTCCTCTCTGGCAACGAGAAGATCACCATGCAGAACCTCAACGATCGCCTGGCTTCTTACCTGGAGAAGGTGCGTGCCCTGGAGGAGGCCAATGCCGACCTGGAGGTGAAGATCCGTGACTGGCACTTGAAGCAGAGTCCGACCAGCCCGGAGCGTGACTACAGCCACTACTACAAGATCATCGAGGAGCTCCGGGACAAG ATCCTGGCAGCCACCATCGACAACAACCGGGTCCTTCTGGAGATTGACAATGCCAGGCTGGCTGCAGATGACTTCAGGCTCAA GTATGAGAATGAGCTGGCCTTGCGCCAGAGCGTGGAGGCCGACATCAATGGCCTGCGCAGGGTGCTGGATGAGCTGACCTTATCCAAGACTGACTTGGAAATGCAGATTGAGAGCCTGAATGAGGAGCTGGCATACATGAAGAAGAACCATGAGGAG GAGATGAAGGAGTTCAGCAAGCAGGTGGTAGGCCAGGTCAACGTGGAGATGGATGCCACTCCGGGCATCGACTTGACCCGAGTGCTGGCAGAGATGAGGGAGCAGTATGAAGCCATGGCAGAGAAGAACCGCCGGGATGCTGAGGAATGGTTCCACAGCAAG AGTGTAGAGCTGAACAAGCAGGTGACTTCCAGCACCGCCATGATACAGACCAGCAAGACGGAGATCACAGAGCTCAGGCGCACGCTCCAGGGCCTGGAGATAGAGCTGCAGTCTCAGCTTAGCATG AAAGCTGGGCTAGAGAGCTCGGTGGCAGAGACAGAGTGCCGCTACGCCCTGCAGCTGCAGCAGATCCAGGGGCTCATTAGTGGCATCGAGCAGCAGCTGAGCGATCTCCGCAGCGAGATAGAGTGCCAGAACCAGGAGTACAAGGTGCTGCTGGACATCAAGACCCGACTGGAGCAGGAGATCGCCACCTACCGCAGCTTGCTCGAGGGCCAGGACGCCAAGTAG
- the KRT36 gene encoding keratin, type I cuticular Ha6 — MATQICTPTFSSGSVKGLCGPAGSICRVSSIRSVGSCRVPSLAGVAGSVSSVRLGLSGLGSCLPSSCLPAGYHSSGFVGTGGWFYEGSFNGNEKETMQFLNDRLANYLEKVRQLERDNAELECRIREWCQQQEPYVCPNYQSYFKTIEELQQKILMTKSENARLVLQIDNVKLAADDFRTKYETELSMRQVVEADINGLRRILDELTLCKADLEMQVESLKEELMCLKKNHEEEVNTLRCQLGDRLNVEVDAAPPVDLNKVLDDMRCQYEALVENNRRDVEAWFNTQTQELNQQVVSSSEQLQCYQTDIIELRRTVNALEIELQAQHSTRNSLESTLAETEARYSSQLAQMQCLITNVEAQLAEIRCDLERQNHEYQVLLDVKARLESEIATYRRLLEGEDCKLPAHPCATECKPAIRVPYLPSMSCATSVPCTSGPQISTQIRTITEEIRDGKVISSREQVQSRPL; from the exons ATGGCCACCCAGATCTGCACCCCAACCTTCTCTTCTGGGTCTGTCAAGGGCCTTTGCGGCCCAGCAGGCAGCATCTGTCGGGTGTCCTCCATCCGTTCTGTGGGCTCCTGCAGGGTCCCCAGTCTTGCTGGGGTTGCAGGGTCTGTCTCTTCTGTTAGGCTGGGCCTTTCAGGTCTTGGAAGCTGCTTGCCTAGCTCCTGCTTGCCCGCTGGGTACCATTCCTCTGGCTTTGTTGGGACTGGGGGCTGGTTCTATGAGGGTTCCTTCAATGGCAACGAGAAGGAGACCATGCAGTTCCTGAACGACCGCCTGGCCAACTACCTGGAAAAGGTGCGCCAGCTGGAGCGGGACAACGCTGAGCTGGAGTGCCGCATCCGAGAGTGGTGCCAGCAGCAGGAACCCTACGTGTGCCCAAACTACCAGTCCTACTTCAAGACCATCGAGGAGCTGCAGCAAAAG ATCCTGATGACCAAGTCTGAGAATGCCAGGCTGGTCCTGCAAATTGACAATGTCAAGCTGGCTGCTGATGACTTCCGGACCAA ATACGAGACGGAGCTGTCCATGAGGCAGGTGGTGGAGGCCGACATCAACGGCCTGCGCAGGATCCTGGACGAGCTGACCCTGTGCAAGGCCGACCTGGAGATGCAGGTGGAATCCCTGAAGGAGGAGCTTATGTGCCTCAAGAAGAACCACGAGGAG GAAGTCAATACACTCCGCTGCCAACTTGGGGACCGACTGAATGTGGAGGTAGATGCTGCCCCACCAGTGGACCTCAACAAGGTCCTGGATGACATGAGATGTCAGTATGAGGCCCTGGTGGAGAATAACCGCAGAGACGTGGAGGCCTGGTTCAACACCCAG ACCCAGGAGCTGAACCAGCAAGTGGTGTCCAGCTCAGAGCAGCTGCAGTGCTACCAGACGGACATCATTGAGCTGAGACGCACGGTCAATGCCCTGGAGATTGAGCTGCAGGCCCAACACAGCACG CGGAATTCCCTGGAATCCACCCTAGCTGAGACGGAGGCTCGCTACAGCTCCCAGCTGGCCCAGATGCAGTGCCTGATCACCAATGTGGAGGCCCAACTGGCGGAGATCCGCTGCGACTTGGAGCGGCAGAACCACGAATACCAGGTCCTCCTAGATGTCAAGGCCCGGCTGGAGTCAGAAATCGCCACCTACCGCCGCCTGCTGGAGGGAGAAGACTGCAA GCTTCCTGCCCACCCTTGTGCCACGGAATGCAAGCCTGCCATTAGAGTTCCTTACCTCCCGAGCATGTCCTGTGCCACGAGTGTGCCCTGCACCTCAGGTCCCCAGATCAGCACCCAGATCCGCACCATCACTGAGGAGATCCGCGATGGCAAAGTCATTTCCTCCCGGGAGCAAGTGCAGTCCCGCCCGTTGTAA
- the KRT35 gene encoding keratin, type I cuticular Ha5, with the protein MASKCLKASFSSGSLKGPGGAIGVSTPVSTMYSSSSCQLPSLSWGARSFSACSTGLGRSSCRAASCLPTLGLPIGGFATSYSLGGSWFGEGVLNSNEKETMQVLNDRLANYLEKVRQLEQENTSLEGRIREWCEQQVPYMCPDYQFYFRTIEELQKKTLSTKAENARLVVQIDNAKLAADDFRTKYEIELSMRQLVEADINGLRRILDDLTLCKADLEAQVESLKEELLCLKKNHEEEANSLRCQLGDRLNVEVDAAPPVDLNRVLDEMRCQYETLVENNRWDAEDWFITQTEELNQQVVSSSEKLQSCQAEIIELRRTVNALEIELQAQHSLRDALDSTLAETEARYSAQLAQMQHLISNVEAQLAEIRADLERQNQEYQVLLDVRARLECEINTYRGLLESEDSKLPCNPCASNYSPSKSGLPCLPAASCSPGTIRMSCSPRPICVPCPGGRF; encoded by the exons ATGGCTTCCAAATGTCTCAAGGCCAGCTTCTCTTCCGGGTCTCTTAAGGGCCCAGGAGGGGCCATTGGGGTCTCTACCCCTGTGTCCACGATGTACTCCAGCAGCTCCTGCCAGCTCCCGAGCCTCTCCTGGGGGGCCCGGAGTTTCTCTGCATGTTCGACTGGGCTGGGCAGAAGCAGCTGCAGGGCCGCTAGCTGCCTGCCTACTCTTGGCCTCCCCATTGGAGGCTTTGCCACTAGCTACAGCCTGGGTGGGAGCTGGTTCGGGGAGGGTGTCCTCAACAGCAACGAGAAGGAGACAATGCAGGTCCTGAACGACCGCCTGGCCAACTACCTGGAGAAGGTGCGCCAGCTTGAGCAGGAGAACACCAGCCTGGAGGGCCGCATCCGTGAGTGGTGTGAGCAGCAGGTGCCCTACATGTGCCCGGACTACCAGTTCTACTTCCGAACCATCGAGGAGCTTCAGAAGAAG ACCCTGAGCACCAAGGCCGAGAACGCCAGGCTGGTGGTGCAGATTGACAATGCCAAACTGGCTGCAGACGACTTCAGGACCAA GTATGAGATAGAGCTGTCCATGCGGCAGCTGGTGGAGGCTGACATCAACGGCCTGCGCAGGATTCTGGATGACCTGACCCTTTGCAAGGCTGACCTAGAGGCCCAGGTggagtccctgaaggaggagCTGCTGTGCCTCAAGAAGAACCATGAGGAG GAAGCGAACTCACTGCGCTGCCAGCTTGGTGACCGGCTCAATGTTGAGGTGGACGCTGCCCCACCTGTTGATCTGAACCGTGTACTGGATGAAATGAGGTGCCAATATGAGACCCTGGTGGAGAATAACCGCTGGGATGCTGAAGACTGGTTCATCACCCAG ACTGAGGAGCTGAACCAGCAGGTGGTGTCCAGCTCGGAGAAGCTGCAGTCCTGCCAGGCAGAGATCATCGAGCTGAGGCGCACAGTCAATGCCCTGGAGATCGAGCTGCAGGCCCAGCACAGCTTG AGAGATGCTTTGGATTCCACCCTGGCTGAGACCGAGGCCCGCTACAGCGCCCAGCTGGCCCAGATGCAGCACCTGATCAGCAATGTGGAGGCCCAGCTGGCTGAGATCCGGGCTGACCTGGAGCGGCAGAACCAGGAGTACCAGGTGCTGCTGGATGTCAGGGCCCGGCTGGAGTGTGAGATCAATACCTACCGGGGCCTGCTGGAGAGCGAGGACAGCAA GCTCCCCTGTAACCCATGTGCCTCCAACTATTCACCTTCCAAGTCGGGACTCCCCTGTCTCCCGGCGGCCTCCTGTAGTCCTGGCACCATCCGAATGAGCTGCAGTCCCCGCCCCATTTGTGTGCCCTGCCCAGGGGGTCGGTTCTGA